One Peribacillus simplex NBRC 15720 = DSM 1321 genomic region harbors:
- a CDS encoding metal-dependent hydrolase, protein MNGTAHMALGATVGFLTANTLQTDPTTTLFLVGIGGVSGLMPDMDIDGKLSNRITFSHKFIRTIAQTIGILMIIYSLLEGSGTEKWIGVGAGIGIIIISSFITQRHMLTLTGLAVLGGGLSLQESWLWLLGVYIILASFTAHRSYTHSIAGIAFFGIIAFQFEAFMGIDGIFTTCLLGYISHLIADMKFLPFNKRGVKLFLPFFSKEF, encoded by the coding sequence GTGAACGGTACAGCACACATGGCTTTAGGGGCAACAGTTGGATTCTTGACGGCAAACACACTTCAAACAGATCCAACCACCACTTTATTCTTGGTTGGCATTGGGGGAGTTTCAGGCCTAATGCCCGATATGGATATTGATGGGAAGTTAAGTAATAGGATTACTTTTTCACATAAGTTTATCCGAACGATAGCACAAACTATAGGGATATTAATGATCATTTATAGTCTTTTGGAAGGCTCTGGTACGGAAAAGTGGATCGGTGTAGGGGCAGGAATCGGTATCATCATTATTTCATCATTCATTACACAAAGGCATATGCTGACCTTGACTGGATTAGCGGTTTTAGGCGGCGGTTTATCTTTGCAGGAAAGCTGGTTGTGGCTGTTAGGCGTTTATATTATCCTGGCATCCTTTACAGCACATAGAAGTTATACCCATTCGATTGCAGGTATCGCTTTCTTTGGCATCATTGCCTTTCAATTCGAAGCCTTTATGGGGATTGACGGGATTTTCACTACTTGTTTATTAGGATACATAAGCCATTTAATCGCTGACATGAAATTTTTACCTTTTAATAAGCGAGGGGTAAAGTTATTTTTGCCATTTTTCTCAAAAGAATTTTAA
- a CDS encoding C40 family peptidase gives MFKKIVVGLSLAIMLALVSFAGDQAEAASYHTKAIKVAKSELGTKYKMGGISSSGFDCSGLVKYSYQKAGKNLPRTAADIYKKGTKVKTLQKGDLMFFAPNKAKKPTHVAIYIGDNQFIHSSSSKGVSYAKTNNSYWKPKFIGAKRI, from the coding sequence TTGTTTAAGAAAATTGTCGTCGGATTGTCATTGGCTATCATGCTTGCTTTGGTATCTTTTGCAGGGGACCAAGCGGAAGCAGCTTCATATCATACAAAAGCGATTAAAGTAGCCAAAAGTGAATTAGGTACAAAATATAAAATGGGTGGCATTTCTTCATCAGGTTTTGATTGCTCAGGCTTAGTGAAATATTCATATCAAAAAGCTGGCAAGAATCTACCAAGGACAGCTGCTGATATATACAAAAAAGGAACAAAGGTTAAGACCTTACAAAAAGGTGACTTAATGTTTTTTGCACCAAATAAAGCTAAAAAACCCACACATGTGGCAATATACATAGGTGACAATCAATTCATTCACTCTTCCTCATCAAAGGGAGTGTCATACGCTAAAACCAATAATAGTTATTGGAAGCCAAAGTTTATTGGAGCAAAACGCATTTAA
- a CDS encoding ATP-dependent Clp protease ATP-binding subunit has product MLCEKCHVNHANINVHLNMNGQEHDVKLCSTCYKEERNKLGAAMGGMNTGKFQYNGSPNSFNPFNYNEVPQPDSVQDEDEGLLEEYGHNLTDAAKAGLIDPVIGRNEEIKRVIEVLNRRNKNNPVLIGEPGVGKTAIAEGLALAIVEGSVPVKLRNKLVYMLDIASLVTNTGIRGQFEERMKQLIGELQERKNVILFIDEIHQIVGAGSAEGSMDAGNILKPALARGELQLVGATTLSEYRKIEKDGALERRFQPVHVNEPTTAEALVILRGLKDSYESYHGVTYSEEALKAAVELSNRYIQDRFLPDKAIDLMDEAGSKLNLTIEDGQEEDMKERLAQIYKEKELALKEEAYEKAAVLRDEEEKLEKSLQSGENSVKPIVTVEDIQVIIEQKTGIPVGKLQEDEQERMIHLQAELMKKVIGQEEAVKKVAKAVRRSRAGLKSKNRPTGSFLFVGPTGVGKTELAKTLAEELFGDKEAMIRLDMSEFMEKHSVSKLIGSPPGYVGHEEAGQLTEKVRRKPYSIILLDEIEKAHPDVMHMFLQILEDGRLTDSQGRTVTFKDTVIIMTSNAGVGEKQKVMGFGTSTAVEEASILQSLGSFFKPEFLNRFDSIIEFSALKKEDLLQIVDIMISELDETLSAQELTLVVTDEAKQKLIELGYHPTFGARPLRRVIQEQLEDGITDFIFEQPEVKNFTAIVEDNHMKIIKTP; this is encoded by the coding sequence ATGCTTTGTGAAAAATGCCATGTAAACCACGCTAATATTAATGTTCACCTAAATATGAATGGTCAGGAGCATGATGTGAAACTGTGCTCCACTTGTTATAAAGAAGAGCGAAACAAACTTGGAGCAGCAATGGGGGGGATGAATACTGGGAAATTCCAATATAATGGATCCCCAAATTCATTCAATCCATTTAATTATAATGAAGTGCCTCAACCGGATTCTGTTCAAGACGAAGACGAAGGATTGCTTGAGGAGTATGGACACAATCTGACCGATGCCGCGAAAGCAGGACTTATTGATCCAGTAATCGGCAGGAATGAAGAAATAAAACGAGTCATAGAAGTTCTAAATAGACGTAATAAAAATAATCCTGTTTTAATTGGTGAACCTGGGGTAGGTAAAACAGCCATTGCTGAAGGGTTGGCTCTGGCCATCGTTGAAGGTTCAGTACCTGTTAAGTTACGAAATAAATTAGTGTATATGCTTGATATCGCGTCACTTGTTACGAACACTGGAATTCGGGGTCAATTCGAAGAACGGATGAAGCAGTTGATCGGTGAATTACAGGAAAGAAAAAATGTCATTTTATTCATCGATGAAATTCACCAAATTGTCGGGGCTGGTTCAGCAGAAGGATCAATGGATGCTGGAAATATCTTAAAACCAGCGCTTGCACGCGGCGAACTTCAGCTTGTCGGAGCAACCACTTTATCCGAATATAGGAAAATTGAAAAAGATGGTGCCCTTGAAAGACGCTTCCAGCCTGTACACGTTAATGAGCCGACAACGGCTGAGGCATTGGTCATCTTACGTGGTTTAAAAGATAGTTATGAATCTTATCATGGTGTAACATATAGTGAGGAAGCACTAAAAGCTGCAGTAGAACTTTCAAACCGCTACATTCAAGATCGTTTTCTCCCTGACAAGGCGATTGACCTGATGGATGAGGCGGGTTCTAAATTGAACTTGACCATAGAAGACGGTCAGGAAGAAGATATGAAAGAGCGTCTTGCCCAAATCTATAAAGAAAAAGAACTGGCACTAAAAGAAGAAGCATATGAAAAAGCGGCGGTTCTGCGTGATGAAGAAGAAAAATTGGAAAAGTCCTTGCAATCTGGAGAAAATTCAGTCAAACCAATCGTTACCGTCGAGGATATTCAAGTCATCATTGAACAAAAAACCGGTATACCTGTAGGTAAGTTACAGGAGGATGAGCAAGAAAGAATGATTCATCTTCAAGCGGAACTTATGAAAAAAGTCATTGGTCAGGAAGAGGCCGTTAAAAAGGTTGCAAAAGCCGTCCGCAGAAGTCGTGCAGGTTTAAAATCCAAAAACCGTCCTACCGGTTCTTTCCTTTTCGTTGGTCCAACTGGAGTAGGTAAAACAGAATTGGCAAAAACTCTTGCAGAGGAATTGTTTGGAGATAAAGAAGCGATGATTCGTCTAGACATGAGTGAGTTCATGGAGAAACATAGTGTTTCCAAGTTAATTGGTTCACCTCCTGGATACGTTGGACACGAGGAAGCAGGACAGCTAACTGAAAAAGTTCGTCGTAAACCTTACAGTATTATTTTATTGGATGAGATTGAAAAGGCACATCCAGATGTTATGCATATGTTCCTGCAAATTCTAGAAGATGGGCGGTTGACGGATAGTCAAGGCCGAACTGTTACTTTTAAAGACACTGTGATTATCATGACAAGTAATGCTGGTGTCGGAGAAAAACAGAAAGTAATGGGATTCGGTACAAGTACAGCCGTGGAAGAGGCGTCCATTCTGCAGTCGTTGGGCAGTTTCTTCAAGCCGGAATTCCTGAACAGATTTGATAGCATCATTGAATTCTCAGCATTGAAGAAGGAAGATCTTCTGCAAATCGTTGATATCATGATTTCTGAACTTGACGAAACACTTTCTGCACAAGAATTAACATTAGTCGTGACAGATGAAGCAAAACAAAAACTGATTGAATTAGGATACCATCCAACATTCGGGGCTAGACCGCTTCGTCGAGTCATTCAGGAACAACTCGAAGACGGCATCACCGACTTTATCTTTGAGCAGCCTGAAGTGAAGAACTTTACTGCAATTGTTGAAGATAACCATATGAAAATTATTAAAACACCATAA